caagggagtacatgcactaatcggcctttgtcttaattgctgattgttatgtgccttatgtccaaggcttgatgcaaaactactatcgagccgcggggggggggggggtctcactggaagcagcctctttactcctacggggtagaggtaaggctgtctacatcttaccctcctcctcagaccctacctttgctttgctattagTGGggtttactgagtatgatgatgatgatgatgatgtttccGAATATTTTAGCATTGCTTATGTAGATCAAGATCTATGCTAGGTGGCAAATTCGACCAGTTTGCTTATTAATGGGTCATTTTGGGCGTGTTTACATCTCTTAAGGGTCAAACACTCAAACTggtataaataataaaataaaaagtagTTTTGTGTTGAAAGTCGCCCAAAATGTATTTTTAATGCATAAGACCCTATAAGTCATTGTAATCAGATATTTATACCAACTCTTTGTGAGCTATATAGATTTTAAGGCGACGTGATGAAGATTTAGCAAAAGAAGTGGAATGCCTGAATCAAAAAATTCAAGAACTCGAGCAGCTTGCTAAAGGAAAAGGACTTGCAGGCGTTTTCAACTTCAAAAATATTCAAACCAAAGATGCAAATCCAACCAAATCACCTTGATCTGGCCCACCTTTCATTCTTGAATCTTGATTGCTATCTAGTGCTAATACTAGTGAATTTTGACCCTAAACCGCTTCACTGTTTCATTCACATTCCCACCCAAATAGAAGGGTTGACCTTTTTGCGAGTTTGTCGGTCTACACTAGTTGGGATATTATGATATTGTGCCGTTTTCAACAACTCGTATGACTTTTGATCAATATTTTTTACGCGTATGGGTATACGGTTATGGTATGAAAGTATCACTTATTGGTAAATCTTGTATGGGTGGACCTATCTTTATTGCATGTTGTTATGGACTATGGTCATGATATGATCTTTTAAGAAAAAGGAACAAATTTTTGGGCACAAGATGCTTATTGTTTTTAATAGTTTTTATACTCTagataaaaaaagaaaaaagataaCCTTTGGTGCTTTCATGAGTTTTCTTTTATATCAAATGGAGGATCAAGAATTGACACTAAAGAATCTAATGAATGGTAGTAGGAGGATGGATGACACTTTATGCCTTTCTTCATCTACTCTTTTTCactaaaagaaaatgaaaataaaagtgACAATAATTAATgattcatattttttttatttggtttggtttgtttTATGCGAAAAGACTATATTTGTTGTTTTGATGATTAGATaatttaatcattttttttaacaacaaagtTACATAATCTCTAATTTTAAATTACATTAATTTATCTCATGTCAGGAATTAAACCACCCCATAAAAAAAAGATAATTTAAGCATTTAGTGTAATCAAAGTGAGATATATCGTCATGTCCCTTGTTTTATTAGAAAATTAAGAAAATAATTATTCGCTATAAGCATTAGATATGTGAAATTATTCACGTATTTATTTTATGCTACGTATAATACTGACAAACATTTTACCAATTATTTTTTTCATACGTAAAATTTGTGTGAAGTAGATCGTCAATCTAACATTTACGTATCTACTTTACTTTTTAATCCGTTTTACATTAACGTATCTTTATTTTCTTTTACTATAAGTGGGCATGTTTGTATATTACAAGACATTTATGActaaatacaaaatttgtttggGTATTTTCATGGCTATAGATGtatatataaaactaaaaaatattaGTTATATGTTTTTCGCTTGTTTTATTTAcagtttttatattattttactgTTAAGATATTTATAATAACATCACATGACACATGACATATGACATGATACATAAACAAAGTTACCGTTGCCCAACATTCAACTCGTCCCCCAAAGCAAAATTTAGGCGTTTTTCAAAAAACGCCGGTGACCTTTTTTCCCGAATATCGCTCAATAACGCCCTCGGGGGCGGAGGCCGGGCGTTTTCCGGCGTTTTTtgcgaatttttttttttaaaaaaaaaggccCCATTACGGGCGGTCTAACAAGGAATGgatatgagggtgtcggtttcaAAGCagtaattagggtttttttttcttttcatattTATTGAGTTTCTTTCTGAATTGATTTATAGGTATTATGTCTAGTGGAGCTgcatatgatcgggtggttccgttgGTGGCAGGATGATACTCCAGTGggccgtcagtgatccaaatttgtcgttcaaaaaaaattatcagtatattattataactaattattataataattattttttatccTGTACTATATATATCGTACGCTTTTAACCATTTAACTTTTCAATAATTTGATTTTTCTCGGATTACTCGCGTTCTTCACTTGCAAAAAACTAAACGAAGTTGTGCTTGATTGTTTTCTCGACATTTCTATATAATTTTATTAAAAACGCTGTTGTGTTTGAAATATAGTCTCTTTGGTATCGTGGGCTATATTAAGTGCTGGTGTCATAGTGGTTCCATGACGAACGAAACTGGACCGAACCACGTCGATACCGATATTAGTATTATCGGAACTGGTATCAATATATACTTACAATAATATACGCTTTTAGCcgatttgtttttatttagttttattttcatcCGATATCTCGCGtccaatatttttttataaagtaGAATACAcactttgttttaaaaaaatctcGCCAACAAAACTGACACTGACATCGGTATTGCTATAGTTGTTTTTGAAACCGGCACCAGTATTCGTTTTTTTATGATTTTCACTGTAAAACACATTCTTGTGGACATATCATGAATTTTAACCGAGTATCGGTACCATAACAATACTGTAACAAATCAAACCAAACTGACCGAATTCCCGCCGCCTCGCGCGGACAAATTCACCTTAGTTTGCATTAAACTGGAAACCAAGTTATTGGTTGAACCGGTACATTAAACAACTTCCTTGAAGTTGCCTCCATGACTCCATGGAGAGGGTGGGGTCCTAGTAAGAAAGTTTAAACGTACACGAAGGGCTTAAACctcgaaaagaaaaaaaaactaaaattattTTGTTAGTTAATTACAAAGATTGTCTGTACCCAAAATACACCTTTAGGTACtaaggtggtggtggttgttttttttcctttcctttcctttttttttttttttttgctaactcACGTTAAAATTTCTGTTAAGCTTGGGTTAAATGATTGTTTTATCCTTTGATAACCATCTTTGATAACCATCTGTACCATATATGTAAATAAATCATAAATAATAATAGGCAGGGCCGACCCGTAAGGCTTATCAACCTAGGCTAAGGCCTCGGGCCACCAAAAAATAAGGGCCTTCAATTTTATTTGTTTTCATATATTAGACTTCTTTTTTTGCAATTTAAACAACGTTTCTAAGCCCAATATTTATGATTTTACACTAGGAGTCCGCACTGTCCACGTACGCAACACATCAACCCTCGTTGGTGTCTTTTGAGTAAACAATGTGAAATTGATTGCGGATTGAGCGAAATTAGGACATATATAAGGCCCTAGCTTTGTAGTTTACTTAGCGCCTCCAATAACGTTGAAACGACTCTGATAACAAAGACCATTTGTGTAAATGTCATGCGTGGACCAAGAATTTTATCACAATGGGTCTTTGGGCGGTGATTTTATCTGGAATTGTTGATGGCAGGGTCACTACCGTTGTCTGTGATTGCGGGTGTGGATGATCTTTTTgcctgaaaaataaaataaaataaaataaaataaaaggttGACTATGATTAAATATGTcaattagtattttttttttctcttagTATTTTGCCGCGTCCGTATAATGCGCACTTTCTTGAAGCCTAAAACCAAATCTTTGCTTTGATTTCCTGCCCTCAATTCCATACCAATACCCTACACCACCAGATCATACATACTCTCCACTCTCGCTCCCTCCCTCTTTTAGGTAATCTTTCCATCAATTATCCATCTTTAATCATTCTTTTCTTAACATTCTTCTTCAATTCCATCAAAAGATTTGATCTTGCATCTATTTAGGGCCTCCGATCACCTTCAATCTCGTTATCTTTATGTGGGTTAACTGATTATCTGAATCTTTTTGGGGATTTTGATTTCAAAGTTAATACGGTGCCGTTTTATTGATCCATAGGgtttgtgattagggtttttggtttTGCAAAATTTAGGGTTTGTGTTGTTGATTTGTGGGGAAACTGAAGGGTTAGGGTTTGTTATATTGCTGATCAAATTCTTCATATATATAACCTGTAATATGCATCTTTAATCCTCTTCTGTTTGTATTTTTGTGGTATTCAATTAAAAGATTTGTTTTGTTGCATCTGTTTATTGTTTGTGTCGTGTTCGGTTTTGTTATGCTTCTGTGTGTTAATTATGTGCATCTTTTTAGGGATTATGATTAGGGTTTGTGTTTTGCGACAGGCGATTGTTGAAGAAAGTGAAGGGTTAGTGTCTGTTATATTGAATGGGGAAAGGTACAAGATGCAAGTCTGGGTCCCACCAGATATTCAAAGATAGGGCTAAGAGCCGCGTGGAGGATCTGCAAGTCATGTTTACTGATCTGCAGTGCGCGCGCAAGGAGAGCCGTGGGATCGATGTGGCCGTCGTTGAAGAACAGGTTTATCAGATGCTTAAAGAATGGAAGAATGAACTTAATCAACCGTCGCCCGCTTCTTCTTTGCAGCAGGTTGGTTAATCACATGATCAAAGATTCAAACAAGGTTTTGTAATGTTGAGTATTGatgtttttttttgtatatgCAGGGTGCAAGTGTGGAGCTTTCTTCTCCGGATATAAGTAGGCTTTTGCAGCTAtgcaatgatgaagatgatgatgcgACTAGTGGATTAGCTGCCCCGAAACCTGATCCCGATGGGCATAAATCTGGTGAAAATGCAGCTTTTCATGAGGTGAGTGTTCGTGTTGTACTGGTCTTTGTTACTTTAGAGATGTTTCTGTATGGTGTATATGGGAGTTTGTTACCTTATGCTTTGTTAGATTGAGTTATCGCGTCGTTTGcgatcttggttttaaaaagcgcgcctaGGCGTGAGACGTAGGCTTGCGCTTCTGACTTGATGAGGCACACTGTGTACAAAAAGCGCACTTGAGGCGCAAAAAGTGCACAGAAAAGCGGCATGAGACACAGTTTTGAGGCACACCGTTCGTACGGGGAAGGTTTTGTGCATCAGGATGCCGTACATCACATATGGCTTTTTATGTACATAGATGTTATACATTAAGGGTCAacatcatttcagaaccataagtatttacagaactcgcagaactcctaataaacaatctttttatttatatttttttatgtttatgataattttatcatttattatgtgtatttttatgactacatacatgttaagagtaattttatcattttttaaatgtaattttataattacacatatgtaaactagttttgtttacatatatgtaattagttatgacacatatatataattttggcaattaaacatatgtaaactacttttaacatgtatgtaatcaaagaaatacatataatagatgataaaaagatcctaaatacaaaatcttttatataaaatgattgtttattaggagttctgaaagttctgtagttatttagagttctgaaatgaacccaAGCCATacattaaaacatatataaagcttaTTTATAGCTAAATTTTGGGTAGGTGATGCTAAAAACATATGAGACATgtaaaaatttatataaataaattacGCCTCGCGTACGAAAAGCGGCAGCGCTCTTTCCTTGCATATAGCTTTTCgtattttgatttttgttttgaaGCGAACTTTTAGTGGTATTTTGAAAATCAAGTATTAGTTTTACATACGATGAATGGTTACTAATGAAAGCGTAACATGTAGTTGCAGGATTTTGCTGTTACCCAAACGCCACAGGaacaaagttttcaaaaacaCAAAGGCTCTCCTTCAGGggttaacaacaacaacaatatgGACACCATCGCAAATCAACTGGACAATTTCTCATACGATCTACCTCTAGATTTCGACCCCATATTTTTTAGTGGCGGGTTAGACGGCATGGGTCAAGAAAACGATCTACCTCCGCAAATGCCAGGGTATTATCCCACAATAAGCCCACCACCTTTTGCTTTCTTGGGCCCAAAATGCGCTCTTTGGGATTGTCCCAGGCCCGCACAAGGGTGGTGCTCCGATAGGCCCGTTCAAGGGTGGTTCCCTGACTATTGCAGTGGCTTGCATGCTGCAACTGCTCAAAATGAAGGTCAGTTTGGGATGACACCGGTATTACGACCTAAAGGTATCGAGTTGAAGGATTCTTTGCTTTTTGCTGCTCTTAGTGCCAAATCACAGGGGAAAGATGTCGGTGTTCCGGAATGTGAGGGGGCCGCTACTACTAAATCCCCGTGGAATGCGCCTGGTTagtttgcttcttttgtttagaTGGTCGGGTCGGGTGATGGGTCGGTTTTTGTCCGGGTCAAGATGGGCCGAGTTGGGTTTGGGACGACCCGCAAGGCGCAAAcactttcctttttcttttcttaattttttaaataattagtGTGTTtaaatttagagtaaaatgccattttcgtctctgaggtttggccagttttgcgactttcgttcaaAGGTTTGCTTTtgcgcatttggatccaaaaggtatgaaatcttgccattttcatccggctcgttaacttcatccatttttctctgttaagtcagtggtatttctgtcttttttgctaacttaaagggcaattcggtctttttcagggatatttggtctttttacataaagtgaaaaagaccgaattgtcctccaagttagcaaaaaagacagaaataccatcgacttaacggagaaaaatagatggagttaatgagccggatgaaaatggcaagatttcaaaccttttggctCCAGATACGGAAatacaaacctttggatgaaagtcacAAAAcaggccaaacctcagggacaaaaatgtcATTTTACTCTTAAATTTTATTCCAATACTACATCATCATGCGAATTTCATCCTATGTTGCATCCCTTACGTGTTCTTACCCTTTGTTGGTAATTTTATTTTCAGAGCTTTTCGATCTCTCGGTTTTCGATGGCGAAACACTACGCGAGTGGTTATTTTTCGATAAACCGCGAAGGGCATTCGAGAGTGGTAACCGAAAACAGAGATCACTCCCGGACTACAACGGGCGTGGCTGGCACGAATCACGAAAACAGCTCATGAACGAATCCGGGTGGCTAAAAAGATCCTATTACATGGACCCTCAACCCATGAAGTTCCTCGAATGGCACCTTTACGAGTATGAAATCAGCAAATCCGATCCTTGTGCGTTGTATAGACTCGAACTCAAGCTCGTTGACGGTAAGAAAACCCCGAAAGGAAAGATTGCAAACGATTCCGTTGCGGACCTTCAAAAGCAAATGGGAAGACTTACTGCCGAGTTTCAATtggaaaacaacaaaaataacaataaaaagtCAGTTAAAGTTCGGGGAAAAGCCAGTTTGAAAGACAATAGTCCCGGTTCAACCATCTATCCTGGTTCGAACCCAAGCCCACCAAATGACGGTCTTGATTCGTTTAACTATCTTATTGATGACGTTGGCGGCTACTACATGACCTGATGGTAAGAGTTTCGAGAGGTATGAACTATGAAGTCGTGTTTATCTTATTAGGGGCGAATTGCAAAGCTCAAGTAGCCTCATATATTGTTTATgtagtcaaagtcaaagtcaaacgTGAGTGCGTTAATAGTGCTTGATTTTTAGGCGGAGCACGATTCTAACTGTTGGAAGGTGGTATTATATGAAAAGTGAAGACAGTTGCTTGCTGGTGGTGTTGCTTACTTTGTTTTTTTGGACCGGGTTCTCTTATGATGGTAAACAACGTTAGTATCGTGTCGGTTGTTGCCATATTTAAGGTATATGGTTGCCTCAAGTTATAAGACTTTGATTTGGTGGTAAATCAACTAAAAACATTATGTAACTTGTGGTCAGTTGGGTATATATGAATTTCTGACTCCTGAGGtcatatgttggtttttgttttCTAGCAAAACATGTTTTGCTTAAGTAAGATATGtgaatattttctttttttttttttaacggcaaagaACCTCACGTGTAAACTCACCCTGCTCAGGGCTATGTCCAAGGTCGACTCCTCGACCGTCATGAGACCGTGCCCCCTTGATGCGCGGGAACCAGATGCAATCTGTAAACCATCGACCCCGCCAGGTTTGAACCCGGGATTAAAGCCCTGATTCGTCCCTTCACCCAGATGTCCTTTGAAAATGGCTTGATTTGTCTATGTTGTCGGCACCAATGTTGTTCATTAACTGATCAAAGCGTTATTACCAGTAATACTCCAGTTAATTTATTTCATTATCTCCTAGAGATTACTGTCTATcagcaaataaaaaaaaatggtatGGTCAAGTAAAACATTCTACTTCAAGAATGCTTAAAATTGACTTCTTGAAAATTAGCAATGAAATTAGTTCATGCACTACCAATACAACAAGTTGCTGTAACACCAATACAAGTTGTTGTAACTGTACTTTTTTTAATTTGTAGAGATAAAAATTAACAAAGGTTTGGTTAGCATCTTGGCCTTTGAGGCATGTCTACCTTATCAAAGGAAAACACAAAACTACAGGCTGCAATGTGAAATTTGTTCACAGTATTATTCTATTTGCACTCATACACAATTTTAATCTACACAAAGAGAGATATGTATGTGAGAGAGTGAGAGTGGGGATTCCGGCGGCCACCAATGGCCCGCTCATGCGACGGTGGCTCCGGTGTTGCAGCCTGCTAACAATGGTGGTGGTAGTGCTCGGGTCATCCGGCAACGACGGTTGAGGGTGTGCTGCTCATAATCGACGATCTGAGCTGCTATGGCGGAGAGTTCGGTTTTCCGGCGACGCGAGTAGTGACGACGGTGGTTTTCTTGCAGTTCAACACATCGGTGGTGGCTTTTCTGAGGGTAACACCACAACTCCGACGACGGCGCTAGGGTTCCCCGTGATCTCAGATGGCGTCAACGGTAACAAAGGGTGTTCAGATGTAGATGTAGGGTTTTGAAGGTTGGATGAAAGATACGAGGATCTTGGTTGAAGCAGATCTTTGATGGTCTCTTTTTCTTCCTTGGATGGAACTCCCATTTCTCTTTGTTGATTGTGCACTATCATGAAGTTAGGAACTTACGTGCTCATATGTAAAACCTAAAATCTTCACTGGCGAAAACCCCTTTTATgaattgatatatataataattatactataattataaataattttaaattgTAACTTGAGGTATGTGAGGTAACAGTAGCGTAGCTaaataatataaaatttatttttttaatatcatTACTCACTTGAGCATTGCAGGGGTGTTAGCCTAGTTAACACCCACTTTCACCAAGGTTTGAGTATTTTACATGTATACTCCAGAGGATATTGACTAAAGATTTGAGGATTGACCCCCTCTCTAAGTTTAAGGTATTCTAAATCTCTtataaggtttaaaggttttcacatTTTTTAAGAGTTGAGTTTAAACACTCCGCTTGGACACACAATATCCAAGTATAGTTGAAGGTGGTGCGACCACTTCATGTAAAAATGGCTAATAATTTTGTCATTGGAGGCTATATGTTGGACCTACCAATTAATGACAAGGAGATAACGTTGACATGTTCTACAAACGGGCTTGACCCAAGAAATATTCTAAAAAAACGGCATGACCCAAGCATTTAACATTGACATGTTAAACTTAAGATTTTGGTGTAGCCCAATTATTTTTGGCATGGCCCACATATTTTTCTGAATTTGGCATAGCCCAAGCACTTCTCGGAGAATTCTTAACATTGGGACATCCTTGGGTATCCCAAAGAGTATATATTCCAAGAAGTATTCCTCTCACATTATCCTTTAGGGGATGATCTAGGTGATTATTAAGTTCATTCAAACATGGGTTGTCTATGATCATCTGGTATGTTTATCTATTTTACTTCCTTTTTTCTAACGCTCTACTTTCTAAGTTCATAGTGAAACCTTATAACATTTTTCATCTAATTGATTTTGTGAAAAAAATTATAAATCGTTAAGAATAAAGTATTTTTCAAAACCTTATGCTTTCTAAGGATTTCCAATGTTTTAATATCCTGTTAGGGATATTTAAATCCGCTTTCAATTTGAATTATGTCTATCACCTAGTGTGTTTATTTACTCTCAAtactctctttttttttttttaaatgcacTCTTATCTTAGACTGATTTTTTAATCATGGTGATGTTACTAAATAGCATAATTTTTTGCTCTTATGTTTGCCTAATTGTTCAAAATATACTTTTAAAAAAAGTAGGTTAAACAAACTTATCAAATATTTGAAAGCCCATTTTTTGCTAAGGATTCCCGGAGGATATAATATCCTGTCGGGATattataaacttttttttttaaatagaatgCATAAGGCAAACAAAGAATAAGCCATGAACTACTGTTATATTAATCAAAAATGGTGTTTTTCCGATTTCATCCCAAATTGGGATCCATCCATTAGAAGCACCTAATAATTTTCCTAAAGCAAATGGTTAAAGATGGCTAGAACTTTGTCCTAAAATCAGGATCACTCCATTCCAGATatcaaacatttttcaaacacaAAAATAAAATTGTTCAAGAACCATCACCACCACAAAGATAAGGACATAAAAGGTAAATTGTTTTTCAAACCACATCAGTGGCCTTCCTCCTCATACCACCAGAAGATTTGGAGCGAGTAAATGAAACATGTGGCAATGAAATAACTAGAGTAGTCTTTTCCTTATTGACTTTGGTATCCTAAAAGATCAATTTGGAGATTCCTGGAGGAGTTCAAAACGGATCAACAAGCAACCACACCTATTTTAATCTGAGCCTATTGTCACGGAGTTACTTTCTCGACTCGTGTACGACTTTAGATCACCGTCTAAGTAAGCCATGTCGACTTAGTGTCGTTGGGTTTTAGTAGCAGAAGTCTTTAATGGGAGTGTTAGATCGCAAGTAAAGTGCTTGTAATGCTTGAAACACAAGTATACAAGTAAAAGATTTTGTATCGCAAAGAAAGTTTACAAGAGACTTTGTTGTTTACAAGTGCTAAGGGATGTCTCAAATGAGACCCCAAATCCTCTATTTATAGTAGTTGGGTGCCTCTCTAGAGTGTTCTAAATCTAAAACACTCTTTACAAACATCTACTAGATAACTCCAACTAAATATCATGATATTTATGCCATAGTTTGCTGATTTCTAGAGTCTTTTAGGGTTGTTTTGACTAGCACTTTCCAGGATTTTCTAGGCCCTTCGGCTAGAACTAGGTTTTTCCATGTCCTCAAGTTGGCTAGAACTTTAAGGGTTGTTTCGGAGTTTTTCGGACAACTCTTGAAGTGACTAGATTAGCCCGGAGTGTTCTAGAATCCGGGTATTCTGAGTTGAATTTGTGTCGGACGTGACACTATGGTCACTTGTAGCCATCGATGGTCGATAATTGATATTATATaaattattgttttttataacaAATATGCACTTTACATTTGAGTTGTTATGCTATATACTTATATAATATCAATTATCAACCATTGTGGGCTTGCTTTGTTTGTACGTTATGCAATTGTGTTCTTTTATGCAATAGGCTATTGCACCGTATACATAATTGTTTGTTTGATCTAGTATCGCGTTTGGGCTTTGGGCCTGACGCGCACATGCTGCTTGGTGTCGTTTTAGTATGCCACGCGTATTTGTTTGGTGGATTCATTATT
This is a stretch of genomic DNA from Helianthus annuus cultivar XRQ/B chromosome 16, HanXRQr2.0-SUNRISE, whole genome shotgun sequence. It encodes these proteins:
- the LOC110918204 gene encoding transcription factor VOZ1 isoform X2 translates to MGKGTRCKSGSHQIFKDRAKSRVEDLQVMFTDLQCARKESRGIDVAVVEEQVYQMLKEWKNELNQPSPASSLQQGASVELSSPDISRLLQLCNDEDDDATSGLAAPKPDPDGHKSGENAAFHEDFAVTQTPQEQSFQKHKGSPSGVNNNNNMDTIANQLDNFSYDLPLDFDPIFFSGGLDGMGQENDLPPQMPGYYPTISPPPFAFLGPKCALWDCPRPAQGWCSDRPVQGWFPDYCSGLHAATAQNEGQFGMTPVLRPKGIELKDSLLFAALSAKSQGKDVGVPECEGAATTKSPWNAPELFDLSVFDGETLREWLFFDKPRRAFESGNRKQRSLPDYNGRGWHESRKQLMNESGWLKRSYYMDPQPMKFLEWHLYEYEISKSDPCALYRLELKLVDGKKTPKGKIANDSVADLQKQMGRLTAEFQLENNKNNNKKSVKVRGKASLKDNSPGSTIYPGSNPSPPNDGLDSFNYLIDDVGGYYMT
- the LOC110918204 gene encoding transcription factor VOZ1 isoform X1; this translates as MGKGTRCKSGSHQIFKDRAKSRVEDLQVMFTDLQCARKESRGIDVAVVEEQVYQMLKEWKNELNQPSPASSLQQGASVELSSPDISRLLQLCNDEDDDATSGLAAPKPDPDGHKSGENAAFHELQDFAVTQTPQEQSFQKHKGSPSGVNNNNNMDTIANQLDNFSYDLPLDFDPIFFSGGLDGMGQENDLPPQMPGYYPTISPPPFAFLGPKCALWDCPRPAQGWCSDRPVQGWFPDYCSGLHAATAQNEGQFGMTPVLRPKGIELKDSLLFAALSAKSQGKDVGVPECEGAATTKSPWNAPELFDLSVFDGETLREWLFFDKPRRAFESGNRKQRSLPDYNGRGWHESRKQLMNESGWLKRSYYMDPQPMKFLEWHLYEYEISKSDPCALYRLELKLVDGKKTPKGKIANDSVADLQKQMGRLTAEFQLENNKNNNKKSVKVRGKASLKDNSPGSTIYPGSNPSPPNDGLDSFNYLIDDVGGYYMT